Proteins found in one Aneurinibacillus uraniidurans genomic segment:
- a CDS encoding DUF2867 domain-containing protein yields the protein MEKYTIEEVALPERSLVEQAFSHIHYADAYKVTLPNELVCDVDSISRLFLASSPSWVARLMKIRDKLVNLIGLKTSKPADLQHITFEPGSQVGIFRVINRSANEIVMGEDDRHLDFRVSILLEDRNGMKCATVSTTVYYHNWLGRLYFFIVGRVHKLIVPSMLKSMMRNV from the coding sequence ATGGAGAAATACACGATTGAAGAAGTTGCCCTTCCCGAAAGATCCTTAGTAGAACAAGCTTTTTCGCACATACATTATGCAGATGCCTACAAAGTTACGTTGCCAAACGAGTTAGTTTGCGATGTAGATTCTATTTCGCGCCTGTTTTTAGCTTCTTCCCCTTCCTGGGTCGCCCGCTTAATGAAAATACGAGACAAACTAGTAAATTTGATTGGGCTAAAGACATCTAAGCCAGCAGATTTGCAGCATATAACATTTGAACCGGGAAGTCAGGTCGGCATATTCCGTGTAATCAATCGCTCAGCTAACGAGATCGTAATGGGAGAAGATGATCGTCACTTAGACTTTCGTGTGTCCATCTTGTTAGAGGACAGGAACGGAATGAAATGTGCCACTGTATCCACGACGGTTTATTACCACAATTGGCTTGGGCGACTGTATTTTTTTATTGTCGGAAGAGTTCATAAGCTAATCGTACCTTCCATGTTGAAAAGCATGATGCGTAATGTGTAA
- a CDS encoding pyridoxamine 5'-phosphate oxidase family protein: MGKLFSTILPEHEEFIRKQRIFFVGSAPLGEEGHINISPKGYDVLRIFSPTEVAYLDLTGSANETSAHVEENGRITLMFLSFEESPMILRLYGKGRVILPGTPEWDELLPHFELLPGARQVIHVTIHTIKTSCGFSVPLFSYSGERNTLQQWAMKTGEQGIKEYHEKKNYVSMDGLITSLGQQEMKPILPEE, from the coding sequence ATGGGAAAGCTTTTTTCAACGATACTCCCTGAGCATGAAGAATTTATTAGGAAGCAGCGAATATTTTTTGTTGGATCGGCTCCTTTAGGGGAAGAAGGTCACATCAATATTTCACCAAAGGGTTATGATGTGCTGCGTATATTTTCGCCGACAGAAGTGGCTTATCTGGATTTAACAGGCAGTGCGAATGAAACGAGTGCTCATGTAGAGGAAAATGGTCGAATTACCTTGATGTTCCTCTCTTTTGAAGAATCGCCGATGATTTTACGTCTATATGGTAAGGGGCGTGTGATCCTGCCAGGTACACCTGAATGGGATGAACTACTTCCGCATTTTGAGCTTCTTCCAGGTGCGCGACAGGTGATTCACGTTACGATACATACGATAAAAACCTCGTGTGGTTTTAGTGTCCCGCTCTTTTCCTACTCGGGTGAACGTAACACTCTGCAGCAATGGGCAATGAAGACCGGCGAGCAGGGGATTAAAGAGTATCATGAGAAGAAAAACTATGTAAGTATGGATGGACTGATTACTTCATTAGGTCAGCAAGAAATGAAACCGATTCTTCCTGAAGAATAA
- a CDS encoding polysaccharide deacetylase family protein, producing MMRWRLLNITTPLLLSLLLTSCAANKDQVQQQGVTPVSHNTQKVEEQGASHDQAVKSYLIKKYSNQAPTAWGEFIPGIHRRLHTNEKVIALTFDACGGPHGSGYDVDIINYLRQMNIPATLFINSRWIDANHETFMTLAKTPQFEIENHGYLHKPLSVNGRSAWGIKGTVGVSQIVDEVAMNHRKIEQLTGRAPQFFRTGTAFYDDIGVKIVGELGEKAVNYDVLGDAGATFTATQVKHALLSAKPGSIVILHMNQPKGETAEGLKLAVPQLIREGYHFCRLKDFPLQ from the coding sequence ATGATGAGATGGAGACTATTAAACATAACAACCCCGTTACTTTTATCCCTTCTTTTAACGTCTTGTGCAGCGAATAAAGATCAAGTACAGCAACAAGGTGTGACTCCTGTATCACACAATACGCAAAAAGTTGAGGAACAAGGCGCTTCGCATGATCAAGCGGTAAAATCGTATCTGATCAAAAAATATAGCAATCAAGCACCTACAGCATGGGGCGAATTTATTCCGGGTATCCATCGTCGATTACACACAAACGAAAAGGTGATTGCGTTAACTTTTGATGCATGTGGAGGTCCCCACGGCAGTGGGTATGATGTAGATATTATCAACTATTTACGGCAAATGAACATACCCGCGACTTTATTCATCAACAGTCGCTGGATTGATGCTAATCATGAGACCTTTATGACGCTGGCTAAGACGCCGCAATTTGAAATTGAAAACCATGGGTATCTTCATAAACCTCTTTCCGTAAATGGGCGCTCGGCATGGGGGATTAAAGGAACGGTAGGTGTAAGTCAGATTGTGGATGAAGTAGCCATGAATCATCGGAAAATTGAACAACTTACAGGGAGAGCTCCACAGTTTTTCCGTACAGGTACAGCGTTTTATGACGATATAGGCGTGAAGATTGTAGGGGAACTTGGAGAAAAGGCTGTAAACTATGATGTTTTAGGAGATGCCGGAGCTACGTTTACCGCAACGCAAGTTAAGCATGCGTTATTATCTGCTAAACCAGGCTCTATCGTGATTTTACATATGAATCAACCGAAAGGAGAGACGGCAGAAGGTCTTAAACTTGCCGTTCCACAATTGATTCGGGAAGGCTATCACTTTTGTAGACTGAAGGATTTTCCACTCCAATAA
- a CDS encoding class I SAM-dependent methyltransferase — translation MKSWKEEQVVQAFMDVRPGIPYGADQMKIMVQLVAELHDKPASILDLGCGDGITGEVLLQLYPEASGDFIDQSEPMLAKAEERLAAYPSIRIIQADLETEKLSDITNRTYDCIVSSYALHHLTHPRKRSIYEEIYQALNPGGVFLNVEHVASRSERMEAIWDRTLVNHIYEHRRTVEPAVTERDVWNAYINRADRFDNILAPAEDQCNWLRECGFADVDIYFKYFELAVFGGRKNGVR, via the coding sequence ATGAAAAGCTGGAAAGAAGAACAGGTTGTTCAGGCGTTTATGGATGTCCGTCCGGGCATTCCATACGGGGCGGATCAGATGAAGATTATGGTACAGCTTGTAGCAGAGTTACATGATAAACCAGCATCTATTCTTGACCTTGGATGCGGAGATGGAATTACCGGTGAAGTACTGTTGCAGCTGTATCCGGAAGCGTCCGGTGATTTCATCGACCAGTCAGAGCCGATGCTTGCCAAAGCAGAAGAGCGGCTGGCTGCGTATCCAAGCATTCGAATCATACAGGCAGACCTGGAGACAGAGAAGCTGTCAGATATAACAAACCGGACATATGACTGTATTGTATCCTCATATGCGCTGCATCACCTGACACATCCACGTAAGCGCAGTATATATGAAGAAATCTATCAGGCGTTGAATCCCGGTGGAGTGTTCCTGAATGTGGAACATGTAGCCTCACGGAGTGAACGAATGGAGGCGATCTGGGATCGTACGCTTGTCAATCATATTTATGAGCATCGCCGCACTGTTGAGCCAGCTGTAACGGAGCGGGATGTATGGAATGCTTATATAAACCGAGCAGATCGATTTGATAACATTTTGGCTCCAGCAGAAGACCAATGTAACTGGCTTCGAGAGTGTGGATTTGCAGATGTTGATATTTATTTCAAATATTTTGAGCTCGCTGTATTTG